Proteins encoded in a region of the Oscillospiraceae bacterium MB24-C1 genome:
- a CDS encoding radical SAM protein → MSNKHGNLAVFVPHIGCPHRCSFCDQRIISGAQNAPTPQDVTALCESALARNTGRDLELAFFGGSFTAIDRDYICALLEAAGAFVGKGICGIRLSTRPDAVGEEVLSLLKTYPVTAIELGAQSMNDAVLLRNERGHTAQDVVDASARIRRFGFELGLQMMIGLDGETEQDSYGTAQKLMACYPDTVRIYPALVLKGTELAKRLAVGAYRPLTLEEGIQRTARVMELFEKENSDIRIIRVGLHPSTELEQKLVAGPYHPAFRELCESRLMLGRLLKALEGVPTGNITVGVHPQDISRMTGQRRCNLIALAERGYIARVIPEETVTRLRPELL, encoded by the coding sequence ATGAGTAATAAGCACGGCAATCTCGCTGTGTTTGTGCCGCATATCGGTTGCCCGCACCGGTGCAGCTTCTGCGACCAGCGCATCATTTCGGGCGCTCAAAATGCGCCCACCCCGCAAGACGTGACGGCGCTTTGCGAATCGGCGCTGGCGCGAAATACCGGCAGAGATTTAGAGCTGGCGTTTTTCGGTGGCAGCTTTACGGCAATTGACCGCGATTATATCTGCGCGCTGCTGGAAGCGGCCGGTGCGTTTGTCGGCAAGGGGATTTGTGGCATCCGCCTTTCTACCCGTCCCGATGCGGTGGGGGAAGAAGTGCTTTCACTGCTTAAAACCTACCCTGTCACCGCGATTGAGCTTGGCGCACAGTCGATGAACGACGCGGTGCTGCTCAGGAACGAGCGGGGGCACACGGCGCAGGATGTCGTCGACGCGTCGGCACGCATCCGTCGCTTTGGGTTTGAACTGGGATTGCAAATGATGATCGGCTTAGACGGTGAAACTGAGCAGGATTCTTATGGCACCGCCCAAAAACTGATGGCTTGTTACCCCGACACGGTGCGCATCTACCCCGCATTGGTACTCAAAGGTACCGAACTAGCCAAACGGCTGGCGGTGGGGGCATACCGTCCGCTGACCCTTGAGGAGGGCATACAGCGCACCGCGCGCGTGATGGAGCTGTTTGAGAAAGAGAACTCAGACATCCGCATCATCCGCGTAGGGCTGCACCCCTCAACAGAACTGGAGCAAAAACTGGTGGCGGGGCCGTATCATCCCGCTTTCCGAGAGCTGTGCGAAAGCCGATTGATGCTCGGTCGACTACTCAAGGCGCTAGAAGGTGTCCCCACGGGCAACATTACCGTTGGTGTACATCCGCAGGACATTTCACGTATGACAGGGCAGCGCCGGTGCAACCTTATTGCGCTTGCCGAACGCGGCTATATTGCGCGGGTGATACCGGAAGAAACGGTAACCCGGCTGCGCCCGGAACTTTTATGA